A region from the Rhodothermus sp. genome encodes:
- a CDS encoding DUF4293 family protein, with the protein MIQRIQSLYLLLAGLSLFWMGLAQAPWQLLEPTSHAWIGPVARGLAVLLGAVSIVLIFQYQQLERQRTLVVLAQIGVLLLALLYVGGMYLDGTLAIRTEEGVLWDRVLWIGLPVLAYLLLWLARRGIERDIALIRSMDRLR; encoded by the coding sequence ATGATTCAGCGTATTCAATCGCTTTACCTGCTACTGGCGGGCCTGTCGCTCTTCTGGATGGGACTGGCACAGGCACCCTGGCAGTTGCTGGAGCCAACGTCTCATGCCTGGATTGGCCCGGTTGCGCGTGGGCTGGCTGTGCTATTAGGTGCTGTGTCCATTGTACTTATTTTCCAGTATCAGCAGCTGGAGCGCCAGCGTACGCTGGTTGTGCTCGCACAGATAGGGGTGCTGTTGCTTGCCCTTCTGTATGTTGGCGGGATGTACCTGGATGGTACGCTGGCGATACGTACCGAGGAAGGTGTCCTGTGGGATCGTGTGCTATGGATCGGGTTGCCTGTGCTGGCTTATCTGCTGTTGTGGCTGGCCCGTCGGGGTATTGAGCGTGACATTGCACTGATCCGGTCAATGGATCGGTTGCGCTAA
- a CDS encoding biopolymer transporter ExbD, with protein sequence MASQHFKKKAETRQGIPTASLPDIIFMLLIFFMVSTVLRETTVQVRTLLPRAEALTKIDQKRLLSYIYIGPRKMPDGRLGETRVQIDDALIDDLTLIRTIMYNKLLEQPKLIVSLRIDQDARMKLVYDVQQELREAGTLRINYSARPEAPAS encoded by the coding sequence ATGGCCTCGCAACACTTTAAAAAGAAGGCGGAAACCAGGCAGGGTATTCCGACAGCTTCGCTCCCGGATATTATCTTTATGCTGCTGATCTTTTTTATGGTCAGCACGGTTTTGCGGGAGACAACTGTGCAGGTACGCACACTCCTGCCTCGGGCCGAAGCGCTCACAAAGATCGACCAGAAGCGCCTGCTTTCTTACATTTATATCGGTCCTCGCAAGATGCCCGACGGCCGACTGGGCGAAACCCGCGTCCAGATCGATGATGCGCTGATCGATGATCTTACCTTGATTCGTACGATCATGTACAACAAGCTGCTGGAACAGCCCAAGCTGATCGTGTCGCTTCGTATCGATCAGGACGCCAGGATGAAGCTGGTCTATGATGTGCAGCAGGAGCTTCGGGAAGCAGGGACGCTGCGCATCAACTATTCAGCGCGACCAGAGGCGCCGGCCTCATAA
- a CDS encoding biopolymer transporter ExbD, translated as MAGLLKKKKRQEAEIPTASMADIAFLLLIFFLVTTTIDVDTGIGMTLPPKLEEDQEPPPVRERNMLKILVNAQGQVLIEDELASVQQIRAEVKKHITNNGVDPNYAESPQKAVVSIKTDCETSYNTYIQVLDEVWMAYFELWDAEARKLGYPNYNAYRATLGPDDENQIRKIIPAQISVAEPDC; from the coding sequence ATGGCGGGGCTGCTAAAGAAGAAAAAACGTCAGGAGGCCGAGATTCCAACGGCTTCGATGGCTGATATTGCGTTCCTGCTTCTGATTTTCTTCCTGGTGACCACCACCATTGATGTGGATACGGGTATCGGGATGACACTACCGCCCAAGCTGGAGGAAGATCAGGAGCCGCCGCCGGTGCGGGAACGCAACATGCTTAAGATCCTGGTTAATGCCCAGGGCCAGGTACTGATCGAAGATGAGCTGGCTTCGGTGCAGCAGATCCGCGCGGAGGTGAAAAAGCATATTACGAACAACGGCGTTGATCCCAACTACGCAGAGAGTCCACAAAAAGCTGTTGTTTCGATCAAAACAGATTGCGAAACCTCTTACAATACCTATATCCAGGTGCTTGATGAGGTCTGGATGGCCTATTTCGAGCTCTGGGATGCCGAAGCCCGCAAACTGGGTTATCCTAACTACAATGCCTATCGGGCTACGCTGGGACCGGATGATGAGAACCAGATTCGCAAGATCATTCCGGCCCAGATTTCAGTAGCCGAACCGGACTGCTAA
- a CDS encoding MotA/TolQ/ExbB proton channel family protein, with the protein MELLSLLLMLPQAAAGDEGFINVLVQRFNEGGDFMWPVLVSLIIGLAIAFERIITLNLADINTRKFILQVKKALEEGGVQAAEEICAKTRGPVASVFQAGLLRADEGIEAVEKAIVSYGSIEMSFLERGLVWLSLFISLAPMFGFLGTVVGMVQAFDAIEQAGDISPSLVAGGIKVALLTTVFGLITAIILQFFYNYAVSKIDRIVVDMEEASIELIDSLVLMQAGRPLTASEEKAEAPKQS; encoded by the coding sequence ATGGAACTGCTGAGCCTGCTGCTGATGCTGCCTCAGGCTGCCGCCGGAGACGAAGGATTTATTAATGTACTGGTCCAGCGCTTTAACGAAGGCGGCGACTTCATGTGGCCGGTCCTGGTTTCGCTGATTATTGGTCTGGCCATCGCCTTCGAACGTATCATCACACTAAATCTGGCCGACATTAATACGCGTAAGTTTATTCTTCAGGTCAAGAAAGCGCTGGAGGAAGGAGGAGTTCAGGCGGCCGAAGAGATTTGTGCCAAGACGCGGGGGCCTGTGGCTTCGGTCTTCCAGGCTGGTCTATTGCGAGCCGATGAGGGCATCGAGGCGGTCGAGAAGGCCATTGTTTCGTATGGCTCGATTGAGATGAGCTTTCTGGAGCGTGGGTTGGTCTGGCTGTCACTGTTTATTTCGTTAGCCCCGATGTTCGGCTTCCTGGGAACGGTCGTGGGCATGGTGCAGGCCTTTGATGCTATTGAGCAGGCCGGTGACATCTCGCCCAGTCTGGTGGCCGGTGGTATCAAGGTGGCCTTGTTGACCACGGTCTTCGGTCTGATTACCGCTATCATTCTACAGTTCTTCTACAACTATGCGGTCTCGAAAATCGACCGGATCGTAGTGGACATGGAGGAGGCGTCGATCGAGCTGATCGACTCGCTGGTGTTGATGCAGGCCGGGCGTCCGCTGACGGCTTCTGAGGAGAAGGCTGAAGCCCCCAAACAGTCCTGA
- a CDS encoding PHP domain-containing protein, whose protein sequence is MQNRDVARLLRETARLLELRGDNPFRVRAYEQAAAAIEQLDEPIVERIRQGTLTELPGVGRGLATQIQELVARGTSELLERLHQELPPGLLELLTLKGLGPQRVRQLWQKLHITSLDDLETALQDGRLHQLKGFGPRLRERLREELTRRRRYRTLRLLAQAFPVAEALCEQIRQQPGVQRVALAGAVRRMLEVVDRIELVVVAPPEALQRVLSLPQQRSGPHGELLLEGTLPDGFPLRLVVASPESFGTILWWYTGSEAHCQAFLQAYGPPASCSEEAVLYKRVGLPLIPPELREGYGELEAAARHALPPLITQQDLQGILHNHSTYSDGHHTLREMAEAARSRGYRYFGIGDHSRSLTIAHGLSVAEVHRQQEEIRALNEKLAAYNFRILSGTECDILPDGSLDYPDDVLARFDYVVASVHTQLEMDEKTATERILQALRHPYVTILGHPTGRLLLRREGYPLDWARIIDACVTYRVAIELNANPQRLDIDWRRIRAATTAGIPIVINPDAHAIEELDYVRWGVAVARKGWLSPDACLNTRELDDLEAWFQQRRTSG, encoded by the coding sequence ATGCAGAATCGAGACGTAGCCCGCCTGTTGCGCGAAACAGCCCGTTTGCTGGAGCTCCGTGGCGATAACCCTTTCCGTGTGCGTGCCTATGAACAGGCTGCCGCGGCAATCGAACAGCTGGATGAGCCCATTGTCGAGCGGATACGCCAGGGCACATTGACCGAGTTACCCGGTGTCGGACGTGGGCTGGCCACCCAGATTCAGGAGCTGGTTGCACGGGGTACTTCGGAGCTACTGGAGCGTCTCCACCAGGAGCTTCCTCCGGGGCTTCTGGAATTGCTCACGTTAAAAGGGCTTGGACCGCAGCGGGTACGTCAGCTCTGGCAGAAGCTGCACATCACTTCGCTGGATGATCTGGAGACAGCATTACAGGACGGTCGCCTTCATCAGCTCAAAGGTTTTGGTCCTCGTCTACGTGAGCGACTACGGGAGGAACTGACCCGCCGCCGGCGCTACCGCACGCTTCGGCTGCTGGCGCAGGCGTTTCCTGTGGCCGAAGCGCTCTGCGAACAAATACGACAGCAGCCAGGCGTTCAACGTGTTGCGCTGGCCGGAGCTGTTCGGCGTATGCTGGAAGTGGTAGATCGCATCGAACTGGTAGTCGTTGCACCACCGGAAGCCCTGCAGCGGGTACTTTCGCTCCCGCAACAGCGATCCGGGCCACACGGTGAGCTATTGTTGGAAGGCACGTTGCCGGATGGCTTTCCTCTCCGCCTGGTCGTGGCCTCCCCGGAATCCTTTGGTACCATCCTCTGGTGGTACACCGGATCGGAAGCGCACTGTCAGGCCTTCCTGCAGGCGTATGGTCCTCCAGCGTCCTGTTCGGAGGAAGCGGTGCTGTACAAACGCGTGGGCCTGCCCCTGATTCCTCCCGAGCTACGTGAAGGGTATGGTGAGTTGGAAGCTGCTGCGCGTCATGCGCTCCCTCCGCTGATCACCCAACAAGATCTCCAGGGTATTCTGCACAACCATTCCACCTATAGTGACGGTCACCATACCCTCCGCGAAATGGCTGAAGCCGCACGCAGCCGGGGCTATCGCTATTTTGGCATTGGCGATCACAGCCGGTCGCTTACCATTGCCCACGGTCTCTCCGTTGCGGAAGTACACCGTCAGCAAGAAGAAATCCGTGCGTTAAATGAGAAGCTGGCCGCCTATAACTTTCGCATCCTAAGTGGCACTGAATGCGACATTCTCCCCGACGGATCGCTGGATTACCCCGACGACGTACTGGCGCGCTTCGACTATGTGGTGGCCAGCGTACACACCCAGCTGGAAATGGATGAAAAAACAGCCACGGAACGCATACTACAGGCGCTTCGCCATCCGTACGTCACGATTCTGGGCCACCCGACAGGCCGTTTGCTGCTTCGACGTGAAGGCTATCCACTGGACTGGGCCCGTATCATTGATGCCTGTGTCACCTACCGCGTAGCTATTGAGCTCAATGCCAATCCCCAGCGTCTTGATATCGACTGGCGACGCATCCGTGCGGCAACCACCGCGGGCATCCCCATCGTGATCAACCCGGATGCTCACGCCATTGAGGAACTGGACTACGTGCGCTGGGGGGTGGCCGTCGCCCGCAAAGGATGGCTCTCCCCCGACGCTTGCCTGAACACCCGGGAGCTGGACGACCTGGAGGCCTGGTTCCAACAACGTCGTACCTCCGGCTAA
- a CDS encoding penicillin acylase family protein: MRRLLFLLILVLLGLLMIFSGYRYLVQAVRHPPSERIIAGLQAPVTLQILPGHLVSIQAAHLDDALTALGYAHGLWHSWPLLLWRQAALGRQSEWFGPFTVLLDSLVHALLLPEQSRTAYEQLPPHARHHLLAYTQGLQAALQERSTTLRDEQVLLNIPIESWQPWHSLAIERLLALLMLPRSMDDVLPGLSALRSWLHLYGFHHSMAWVRSTPDGALRCYMRYVYGDLALPFFQEVLIILPDDTLRLVTIPGTLLFLAGQTSQHTWYLLPTSQPATLERRPRTALSLQLVYTRFRLPDGSERLLQRARDGEALVLAEPGPNTVLLLRWAGLTPVSDLPAWLALLSNHVPTLRLFKGEGIRLTADGRWHLLGQPPIVEPLHNGILIGQTSWHQWIAHRLRDLPPTSALPDDAYSSWAHQQLATLLPLLDPQTFTDTLSYEAYTLLRNWDATYNAASLGATIFDYWISRYLESGGLLPLPTSPDPLRAPYVQTLRAAFHAAVDTLARRLGPDLNLWRWERAHPRRLAFPVWSHLTRLPAAARYAPLLLPGTGHPSTLSWGGSPLLRERPAPALWEGWTTLSDTAVFSVRRLWLEIDRFMARYRLPTQPSTLPLHPTPPLRSIRLIPR; encoded by the coding sequence ATGAGGCGCCTCCTGTTTCTACTCATCCTTGTGCTACTGGGCCTGCTGATGATATTCAGTGGGTATCGCTATCTCGTCCAGGCTGTCCGGCACCCTCCTTCGGAGCGCATCATTGCCGGCCTTCAAGCACCCGTTACGCTTCAGATACTTCCCGGTCATCTGGTCAGCATCCAGGCGGCTCACCTGGATGATGCACTGACGGCCCTGGGCTATGCACATGGTCTCTGGCACAGCTGGCCACTGCTCCTCTGGCGTCAGGCAGCACTGGGCCGCCAGAGCGAATGGTTTGGTCCTTTCACTGTACTACTTGATAGCCTGGTGCATGCTCTGCTACTACCCGAACAATCCCGAACAGCTTATGAACAGCTACCGCCACACGCTCGTCACCACCTGCTCGCCTACACACAGGGACTTCAAGCCGCCCTTCAAGAACGATCGACCACTCTCCGGGATGAACAGGTTCTGCTTAACATTCCCATTGAATCCTGGCAACCATGGCACAGCCTGGCCATCGAGCGGTTGCTGGCCCTGCTGATGCTGCCGCGTTCTATGGATGACGTCCTCCCCGGACTATCAGCACTTCGCTCCTGGCTGCATCTCTACGGCTTCCATCACAGTATGGCCTGGGTACGGTCAACCCCTGATGGGGCCCTCCGATGCTACATGCGTTACGTCTACGGCGATCTGGCCCTCCCCTTTTTCCAGGAAGTGCTGATCATATTGCCAGACGACACCCTCCGCCTTGTAACCATTCCAGGCACGCTGCTCTTTCTCGCCGGCCAGACCAGTCAACATACCTGGTATCTGTTACCAACCTCTCAGCCAGCCACCTTGGAAAGGCGTCCCCGAACGGCCCTTTCATTACAGCTCGTTTATACGCGTTTTCGCCTACCCGATGGCAGCGAACGCCTACTGCAACGTGCGCGGGATGGCGAGGCCCTGGTTCTTGCAGAACCCGGGCCGAACACCGTGCTACTGCTTCGATGGGCCGGATTGACCCCCGTCAGCGACCTGCCGGCCTGGCTCGCACTGCTATCGAATCATGTCCCCACGCTTCGGCTGTTTAAAGGCGAAGGGATCCGGCTTACAGCCGATGGTCGCTGGCACCTCCTCGGACAGCCTCCGATTGTTGAACCCCTGCACAATGGTATTCTGATTGGCCAGACCTCCTGGCATCAATGGATCGCCCACCGCCTCCGTGATCTTCCCCCGACATCTGCACTTCCGGACGATGCATACAGCAGCTGGGCCCATCAGCAGCTGGCAACGCTACTTCCCCTGTTGGATCCCCAGACTTTTACGGATACGCTGTCTTATGAAGCCTATACGCTGCTCCGCAACTGGGATGCTACGTACAATGCGGCCAGCCTGGGTGCTACCATCTTCGATTACTGGATCAGCCGCTACCTGGAATCCGGTGGCCTACTGCCCTTACCCACCTCGCCGGATCCGCTACGGGCACCCTATGTCCAGACCCTGCGAGCCGCCTTCCATGCAGCCGTTGATACACTGGCGCGTCGTCTGGGCCCAGACCTCAACCTGTGGCGCTGGGAGCGTGCCCACCCTCGGCGACTGGCTTTTCCGGTGTGGTCGCACCTTACTCGTCTTCCTGCCGCTGCTCGTTATGCCCCCCTGTTGTTGCCCGGCACCGGCCATCCGTCCACCCTTTCATGGGGAGGATCCCCGTTGCTCCGCGAACGACCGGCTCCAGCGCTCTGGGAGGGTTGGACGACCCTTTCCGATACAGCGGTTTTCTCTGTGCGTCGCTTATGGCTTGAGATCGATCGGTTTATGGCACGCTATCGCCTCCCTACGCAGCCATCGACACTCCCCCTGCACCCAACCCCGCCGCTCCGCAGCATACGCCTGATTCCGCGTTGA
- a CDS encoding M14 family metallopeptidase: MRWADRLAALLPEEAAPVFRTQEMVRAEMEQACQSSDGLATFHQIGQSEEGRPLDAVVMGQGRRSVLLLAGAHADEPVGPETLRWLITEGVRRSDLLQSLLERVRFVILPHVNPDGEVRNRSWTGRWPSLEAYLTGVVRELPGRDLEFGYPDLRAENRAIASFLEAYAPFDLYLNLHSMGFAEGALLLVERHWSFRTETLQQAFTEVVRAAGLELHDHNRKGEKGFFYLGPGFMTTPEGEAMRTFFLAQGDAQTAAHFRMSSMEFVRSLGGDPLCLVTELPLFVVRHRPSPPGVPVAYLELREQLPALRLRAAKGQPLDELRRLFGLRALPLSVAIRLQLQTIGLALEAIGV, translated from the coding sequence ATGCGGTGGGCAGATCGGCTGGCCGCACTGCTTCCAGAAGAAGCGGCACCCGTATTTCGGACACAGGAGATGGTGCGTGCAGAGATGGAGCAGGCCTGCCAGTCCAGTGACGGTCTGGCTACCTTCCACCAGATTGGCCAGAGTGAAGAAGGACGACCGCTGGACGCCGTGGTGATGGGACAGGGCCGGCGATCGGTGTTGTTGTTGGCCGGGGCGCATGCCGATGAGCCGGTGGGACCCGAAACGTTGCGCTGGTTGATCACGGAAGGCGTGCGACGGTCCGACCTCTTACAGTCGTTACTGGAGCGCGTCCGTTTTGTCATACTGCCCCATGTCAACCCAGATGGCGAGGTCCGCAACCGAAGCTGGACCGGACGGTGGCCATCGCTGGAGGCTTACCTGACCGGGGTCGTGCGAGAGCTTCCGGGACGGGACCTGGAGTTTGGCTATCCCGATCTTCGAGCCGAAAACCGGGCCATTGCCAGCTTTCTGGAGGCATATGCTCCTTTCGACCTGTACCTTAACCTGCATAGCATGGGTTTTGCCGAAGGCGCCTTGCTGCTTGTTGAGCGCCACTGGTCCTTTCGTACCGAGACGCTCCAACAGGCCTTTACCGAAGTGGTCCGTGCAGCCGGCCTCGAACTGCACGACCATAATCGTAAGGGAGAAAAAGGGTTTTTCTACCTGGGGCCTGGCTTTATGACCACGCCCGAAGGTGAAGCCATGCGCACGTTCTTTCTGGCACAGGGCGATGCGCAGACGGCTGCGCACTTTCGGATGAGCTCAATGGAGTTTGTGCGTAGTCTGGGGGGGGATCCGCTTTGCCTGGTGACTGAGCTCCCGTTGTTTGTGGTGCGGCATCGGCCTTCACCGCCGGGTGTGCCTGTTGCCTATCTGGAATTACGGGAGCAGCTGCCAGCGCTTCGCCTGCGTGCGGCAAAGGGGCAACCGCTGGACGAACTGCGGCGTCTGTTCGGACTTCGGGCATTGCCCCTGTCGGTCGCCATTCGGCTCCAGTTGCAGACGATCGGACTGGCGCTGGAAGCGATCGGCGTTTGA
- a CDS encoding CvpA family protein, which produces MTALTPLDWFMLALIGLGMARGFATGGVRQVASIVGFGLAIVVGISSMEPVGKLVVTSLSLSPRVGPLLGFMLVFLAVQVGVWLAIRATEALLGAIKLSLLNRLLGALVGGFKAVLLLSLLFLVLRVFDLPEPATRRASPLYEPIAAVVPATWDFVVARAPEARKLVERFSGLDEKLDKAR; this is translated from the coding sequence ATGACCGCACTAACGCCACTCGACTGGTTCATGCTGGCGTTGATCGGGCTGGGCATGGCGCGCGGGTTTGCAACCGGCGGTGTGCGCCAGGTGGCCAGCATCGTGGGGTTTGGGTTAGCCATTGTGGTAGGCATTTCTTCTATGGAGCCGGTTGGAAAACTGGTGGTCACCAGTTTGAGCCTGTCGCCCCGGGTGGGGCCGCTTCTTGGGTTTATGCTGGTGTTTCTGGCCGTGCAGGTAGGCGTATGGCTGGCTATTCGAGCCACTGAGGCCTTGCTGGGAGCTATCAAGTTATCGCTGCTCAATCGATTGCTGGGGGCGCTGGTGGGGGGATTCAAGGCGGTACTGCTTCTGAGCCTGCTATTTCTGGTGCTGCGTGTGTTCGACCTGCCCGAGCCGGCCACCCGGCGCGCCTCTCCGCTGTATGAGCCGATAGCTGCAGTGGTGCCAGCCACCTGGGATTTTGTCGTGGCCCGAGCACCCGAAGCGCGTAAGCTGGTGGAACGTTTCTCCGGGCTGGATGAAAAGCTGGACAAGGCACGATAG
- a CDS encoding GatB/YqeY domain-containing protein, translating to MSLKERLTEDLKAAMRARDAVRLRTIRALRAALMEREIAERKGGKATLTPEQELEVLQKEAKRRREAIEQFRAAGRDDLVQKETEELKVIEAYLPRQLSDEEIRNVLEEIIVSVGARSVRDMGRVMKEAMARMRGQADGRRVSELARELLTQRESAS from the coding sequence ATGTCGTTGAAAGAACGCTTGACCGAAGACCTGAAGGCGGCCATGCGGGCGCGCGATGCGGTGCGGTTGCGCACGATTCGGGCCCTGCGGGCTGCTCTGATGGAACGGGAAATCGCTGAACGCAAAGGGGGAAAGGCTACGCTGACCCCCGAACAGGAGCTGGAAGTATTGCAGAAAGAAGCCAAACGTCGCCGCGAAGCCATCGAACAGTTCCGTGCGGCGGGGCGGGACGATCTGGTGCAGAAGGAAACCGAAGAGTTAAAGGTCATCGAAGCATACCTGCCACGCCAGCTCAGTGATGAAGAGATCCGCAACGTTCTGGAAGAAATTATCGTATCGGTGGGAGCCCGTTCGGTACGTGACATGGGACGTGTAATGAAGGAGGCGATGGCACGTATGCGTGGACAGGCCGACGGACGTCGCGTCAGTGAGCTGGCTCGGGAGCTACTAACTCAGCGCGAATCAGCTTCATGA
- a CDS encoding PQQ-like beta-propeller repeat protein: MKHWLWWPIGLAVLLAEGGCRSLQVSEGMLALPAAARWTIAPPLGIRWQRGVEAAPARAFVAGRLLLVTNRKGDVYAFELPTGRRRGVLDAGRDLLGAPVLYGAVLVVPVALDGASVVAYDLYRRRIVWRHVGNGVEASLTLEGDVVYVAERWGRVYALNVRNGRARWVQEPEVTGLEGVRVRPVRVGNLLVIADKRGRVVALETETGRLRWQQQYWPVYADPLPVDDRVLLPTTRGRLVALQATSGTVDWTLALPDTSIQLTTPVVVRQTVYVAGSDGAVRARSLGSGTPRWSFSGGVAIKAAPTADTTARVLYVGDLHGRLVALELTTGVLRWETRLKGGVLDLKRSAFGLVVLTRPRQVYLLQTNHEVATPP, translated from the coding sequence TTGAAACACTGGTTGTGGTGGCCGATCGGACTGGCCGTATTGCTTGCAGAAGGCGGTTGTCGCTCGTTGCAGGTATCCGAAGGGATGCTGGCGCTACCGGCAGCAGCACGATGGACGATTGCGCCTCCGTTGGGGATACGCTGGCAGCGTGGTGTTGAGGCTGCACCGGCCCGGGCGTTTGTGGCCGGCCGCCTCCTGCTGGTCACCAATCGAAAGGGCGATGTGTATGCGTTTGAACTTCCCACAGGCCGTCGACGTGGAGTGCTTGACGCCGGGCGAGACCTACTGGGAGCGCCGGTGCTGTATGGGGCAGTACTTGTCGTACCAGTCGCTCTTGATGGAGCTTCAGTAGTGGCCTACGACCTGTATCGCCGCCGGATCGTCTGGCGTCACGTAGGTAATGGCGTGGAGGCCAGCCTGACGCTGGAGGGCGACGTCGTGTATGTGGCCGAGCGGTGGGGACGGGTGTATGCGTTGAATGTGCGAAACGGACGAGCGCGCTGGGTGCAGGAGCCCGAGGTAACCGGGCTGGAAGGCGTGCGCGTACGGCCGGTCCGGGTAGGCAATCTGCTGGTGATAGCCGACAAACGGGGACGGGTTGTAGCGCTGGAGACCGAAACAGGCCGGTTGCGCTGGCAGCAACAATACTGGCCTGTGTATGCCGATCCGCTTCCGGTTGACGATCGGGTGCTTCTGCCTACCACACGGGGCCGACTGGTAGCGCTGCAGGCTACCTCGGGCACGGTGGACTGGACCTTGGCGCTGCCCGACACCTCCATCCAGCTCACAACGCCCGTGGTCGTCAGACAGACCGTATATGTGGCCGGAAGTGACGGCGCTGTGCGCGCTCGGTCACTTGGCTCCGGAACGCCACGCTGGTCGTTTTCCGGAGGGGTAGCGATAAAGGCAGCGCCGACCGCCGATACAACGGCCAGGGTGCTCTACGTAGGGGACCTGCACGGGCGTCTGGTAGCGCTGGAGCTGACTACCGGCGTCCTGCGCTGGGAAACCAGGCTGAAAGGAGGGGTGCTTGATCTAAAGAGATCGGCTTTCGGATTGGTCGTTTTGACGCGTCCCCGACAGGTTTATCTGTTGCAAACCAACCATGAAGTGGCTACACCTCCTTAG